The following are encoded together in the Pseudomonadota bacterium genome:
- a CDS encoding DMT family transporter: MQQVLTYLFPLVILAGAGIPVMAMINANLGVQLGSPIGAVLILSLVATTVAGLLFLAVEGFAMPNFDDVSRGHMTPGLLFLFYIFVVPLAASHIGFANAIVLVLLGQLTSAAVIDQFGALGAPQSPLTPRRVLGFSCMVIGAYLSISKPVN, from the coding sequence ATGCAGCAAGTACTAACGTACCTGTTTCCTTTAGTCATATTGGCGGGAGCCGGGATACCGGTCATGGCGATGATAAACGCAAATCTGGGTGTTCAGCTTGGTAGCCCTATTGGGGCCGTTCTGATTCTGTCGCTGGTGGCAACCACAGTCGCTGGACTGCTTTTTCTGGCGGTTGAGGGCTTTGCTATGCCGAACTTCGATGATGTTTCCCGAGGACACATGACGCCCGGTCTTTTGTTCCTCTTTTATATCTTTGTTGTCCCTCTGGCCGCCTCCCACATTGGCTTCGCAAACGCTATCGTGCTGGTCCTTCTCGGCCAGCTGACCAGCGCAGCCGTGATCGACCAGTTTGGAGCGCTAGGCGCACCACAGTCGCCCTTGACGCCGCGCCGGGTGTTGGGTTTTTCGTGCATGGTGATTGGCGCATACCTGTCGATCTCCAAGCCTGTTAACTAA